Proteins from a genomic interval of Antedon mediterranea chromosome 5, ecAntMedi1.1, whole genome shotgun sequence:
- the LOC140049147 gene encoding receptor-type tyrosine-protein phosphatase kappa-like, translating into MASVNDMWRMVWKEKSRVIVVVTNLVEGSKKKCEQYWPDVNGRKVYGDISVTNDNEVNHGYYVARIFQLQKVGHDENIYKVYQFQFTEWPDKSISNEVPQLVHFIQTFSKTQQEFSNSVPVIVHCSAGAGRTGTVIAIAAMFDMSREEGKVDVFNFVRKMRQNRTQMVQTEEQYKFIYAVILEELFCGETVIPITDVETLRQMQRNPLTIDYQLKTLNSLFSRPADDLTSHGRKPENIFKNRFNEVLPLNKARPFLMSSSDRGTDYINASFCDVYYNRNAYIVTQAPLGNPVDTSEDFWRLVFDYKSQIIVQLNDMDQTCATYFHKQIRQPLKCGQFIVTVKTAVKNNFMIERKISINKDNNLREIDHFEFRQWPKSKMIPKLDPFVKLIASIVGSNENPIIVHCLNGIRRSGLFCLVHSMIEKMRKEKMVDVFQVLKILRSTCPTMVDSKAQYNFCYEAAIFYLTDYCQDYANL; encoded by the exons ATGGCGTCAGTAAACGATATGTGGAGAATGGTGTGGAAGGAGAAGTCTAGAGTTATTGTTGTAGTGACTAATCTTGTTGAAGGAAGCAAG AAAAAATGTGAACAGTATTGGCCAGATGTAAACGGTAGAAAAGTCTACGGAGACATTTCTGTAACGAACGACAATGAAGTGAACCACGGTTACTATGTGGCCCGTATCTTTCAACTTCAGAAG GTAGGGCATGACGAGAATATCTATAAGGTATATCAATTTCAATTCACTGAATGGCCTGACAAAAGTATTTCAAACGAAGTCCCGCAGTTGGTCCATTTTATACAAACATTTAGCAAAACTCAGCAGGAATTTTCTAACAGTGTACCAGTTATTGTACATTGCAG CGCTGGAGCCGGTAGAACAGGAACTGTGATTGCTATTGCTGCCATGTTCGACATGTCGAGAGAAGAAGGAAAAGTGGATGTATTTAATTTCGTGAGAAAAATGAGACAGAATCGTACTCAAATGGTTCAAACAGAG GAACAATATAAGTTCATCTATGCTGTTATACTTGAAGAGTTGTTTTGTGGAGAAACTGTAATTCCTATAACCGACGTTGAAACACTGAGGCAGATGCAAAGGAATCCTTTGACCATTGATTATCAACTCAAG ACTTTGAACAGTTTGTTTTCACGTCCCGCTGATGATCTTACGTCACATGGAAGAAAACCGGAGAACATTTTCAAGAATAGATTCAATGAAGTATTGCCGC TAAACAAAGCTCGTCCATTTTTGATGTCATCATCCGACCGTGGTACTGATTACATCAACGCATCATTCTGTGAC gtTTACTATAACCGCAACGCATACATCGTTACGCAAGCTCCACTGGGTAATCCAGTGGACACTAGTGAGGATTTTTGGCGTTTGGTGTTTGACTATAAATCTCAAATCATCGTACAGCTGAATGACATGgaccagacgtgtgcaacttaTTTCCATAAACAAATCAGACAACCGCTGAAATGCGGACAATTTATTGTCACAGTCAAAACGGCGGTTAAGAACAACTTCATGATCGAgagaaaaatatcaattaataag GATAACAACTTACGGGAGATTGATCACTTCGAGTTTCGCCAATGGCCAAAAAGCAAGATGATACCAAAGTTGGATCCGTTTGTAAAGTTAATCGCAAGTATTGTTGGTTCCAACGAAAATCCAATCATCGTTCATTGCCT AAATGGGATTCGTAGATCAGGATTATTCTGTTTAGTACATTCAATGATCGAGAAAATGAGAAAAGAAAAAATGGTGGATGTATTCCAGGTACTTAAAATTCTGCGCTCAACATGCCCTACTATGGTGGACTCTAAG GCTCAATACAACTTTTGCTATGAAGCGGCAATATTCTATTTGACGGACTACTGTCAGGATTATGCAAATTTATAG